The following are encoded in a window of Pseudalgibacter alginicilyticus genomic DNA:
- a CDS encoding fasciclin domain-containing protein, translating to MKNLNYLKKTAILLIGLILIASCDSDDNNSPQALNIVETAQSVPELSILVEAAIKANLVDALTSSGDKTILAPTNAAFSAFLANKGFSSLSEVPNDILNQILLNHVIDGTNITSSSLIGNTGYTNTLADGPNTSKLSIYFNGTSGVVFNGEATVTTPDIQTSNGIVHIIDKVIDLPSIATFATTNSDLSSLVSALAYADTGNDPSVEYINTVSDIESGPFTVFAPTNDAFSALLTELNVNALTDIPAATVDAVLLQHIVNANVQSSQLTSGSVTTLGGTITANATTFTLTDANGRMSNIVTTLVDIQAANGVVHVIDKVLLPQQPQ from the coding sequence ATGAAAAACTTAAATTATTTAAAAAAAACAGCAATTCTTTTAATAGGATTGATACTAATAGCATCATGTGATAGTGATGACAACAACAGCCCACAAGCATTAAACATCGTTGAAACGGCACAATCAGTACCGGAGTTAAGCATATTAGTGGAAGCAGCAATAAAAGCAAATTTAGTAGATGCTTTAACCTCTTCAGGAGACAAAACAATTTTAGCTCCAACAAACGCTGCCTTTTCAGCTTTTTTAGCAAACAAAGGATTCAGTTCTTTATCTGAGGTACCAAATGATATTTTAAATCAAATTTTGTTAAATCATGTTATTGATGGTACAAACATTACCTCTTCATCTCTCATAGGAAATACAGGATATACTAACACATTGGCTGATGGACCTAATACTTCAAAACTCAGTATATATTTTAATGGTACATCAGGGGTTGTTTTTAATGGTGAAGCCACAGTTACAACACCTGACATTCAAACTTCCAATGGTATTGTACACATTATTGACAAAGTAATTGACTTACCAAGTATTGCTACTTTTGCAACAACAAATTCAGACTTATCAAGTTTAGTTTCAGCTCTGGCATATGCTGACACAGGAAATGACCCGTCTGTAGAATATATTAATACCGTTTCTGATATCGAATCTGGGCCCTTTACTGTTTTTGCTCCTACAAATGATGCTTTTTCTGCATTACTAACAGAATTAAATGTAAATGCACTTACAGACATACCTGCAGCAACCGTTGATGCTGTTTTATTACAACATATTGTAAATGCTAATGTGCAATCAAGTCAACTTACAAGCGGTTCAGTAACCACTTTGGGTGGAACAATAACGGCCAATGCTACAACATTTACATTAACCGATGCCAATGGCAGAATGAGTAACATCGTTACAACATTAGTAGACATTCAAGCAGCTAATGGTGTAGTACACGTCATTGACAAGGTTTTATTACCACAACAACCCCAATAA
- a CDS encoding S8 family serine peptidase produces MKKGLLLISLFYIPFCVFAQQDAWIYFLDKENVSEAIANPITILTQKAIDRKQAHQVVIDARDVPVNETYISQIKIVPGITVMAKSKWFNAIHVRGSESDIKELINFGFVAQIDFADKSLNLSKFSSQQKKQEKLENTLTMFNYGNALNQIEMFKGDALHLAGYSGTGMTVAVIDAGFPNVNTMASFQKLRDDGNLLGSYDFVHRDSNVFTGTSSNHGTWVLSNMAGYIENEFIGTAPDASYYLFVTEDALTENPVEESYWVEAVERADSLGVNIINTSLGYTTYDNPNYSYDPSDMDGNTAYITKGANIAFEKGMLLVNSAGNSGNDSWQIVGAPADARGVLSIGAVDANGHYATFSSKGNAVQPTQKPDVVAQGQASYVITENDVIVSANGTSFSSPILAGGIVCLWQALPDKTNAEIMQLVRESASQYKSPDYFLGYGIPDLQAALVMGEVLMGKSDEIQLFPNPTTGMLYFNRASDDESIWTIRLFDVLGREVKMALLSIGNNVMDISSLSNGMYLIKIDSNNTSNTIKVLKK; encoded by the coding sequence ATGAAAAAAGGATTGCTTTTGATTAGTTTGTTTTATATCCCATTTTGTGTCTTTGCGCAACAGGATGCTTGGATATATTTTTTAGATAAGGAAAATGTATCAGAAGCCATAGCTAATCCTATAACGATTCTTACCCAAAAAGCTATTGATAGAAAACAGGCGCATCAAGTTGTAATTGATGCGAGAGATGTTCCTGTTAATGAAACCTATATTTCTCAAATAAAAATTGTACCTGGCATTACTGTAATGGCAAAGTCGAAATGGTTTAATGCAATACATGTTCGAGGAAGCGAATCCGATATTAAAGAACTTATAAATTTTGGGTTTGTGGCTCAAATTGATTTTGCTGATAAAAGTTTGAATCTAAGTAAGTTTTCTTCTCAACAAAAAAAACAAGAAAAATTAGAAAATACGCTTACCATGTTTAATTATGGAAATGCATTAAACCAAATAGAAATGTTTAAAGGTGATGCTCTGCACCTTGCAGGTTATTCGGGAACAGGTATGACAGTTGCTGTGATTGATGCTGGTTTTCCAAATGTCAACACCATGGCTTCTTTTCAAAAGTTAAGAGATGACGGTAATTTATTGGGCAGCTATGATTTTGTTCATAGAGATTCCAATGTTTTTACGGGAACATCAAGTAATCATGGTACATGGGTTTTAAGTAACATGGCAGGCTATATAGAAAATGAATTTATTGGTACGGCACCCGATGCTTCTTATTATTTGTTCGTAACGGAAGATGCTCTAACTGAAAATCCTGTAGAAGAGAGTTATTGGGTTGAGGCCGTAGAACGAGCGGATAGTTTGGGGGTTAATATAATTAATACATCATTGGGGTACACAACTTATGATAATCCTAATTATAGTTATGATCCTTCAGATATGGATGGAAATACAGCGTATATTACCAAAGGAGCTAATATTGCTTTTGAAAAAGGGATGCTTTTAGTTAATTCGGCGGGTAATTCAGGAAATGATAGCTGGCAAATAGTTGGAGCACCTGCTGATGCCAGAGGTGTTTTAAGTATTGGAGCGGTAGATGCCAATGGGCATTATGCTACTTTTAGTTCAAAAGGAAATGCAGTACAGCCTACCCAAAAACCAGATGTAGTTGCGCAAGGACAAGCGAGTTATGTTATTACGGAAAATGATGTTATTGTATCTGCAAATGGTACGTCTTTTAGTTCGCCAATTTTAGCTGGGGGCATTGTGTGTTTATGGCAAGCTTTACCAGATAAAACCAATGCTGAAATTATGCAATTGGTAAGAGAGTCCGCATCCCAATACAAGTCACCCGATTATTTTTTGGGTTATGGTATTCCAGATTTACAAGCGGCTCTTGTTATGGGAGAAGTTTTGATGGGTAAAAGTGATGAAATTCAACTATTTCCTAACCCAACAACAGGCATGCTTTATTTTAATAGAGCTTCTGATGATGAAAGTATATGGACAATCAGGCTTTTTGATGTTTTAGGAAGAGAAGTTAAAATGGCATTACTTTCCATAGGAAATAATGTGATGGATATATCATCTTTATCAAATGGCATGTACTTAATTAAAATAGATTCTAATAATACTTCAAATACAATCAAGGTTTTAAAAAAATAA
- a CDS encoding DUF3820 family protein gives MIPDKDFLIKLAHTKMPFGKYKDRYLIDLPEYYIVWYHNKGFPKGKLGDMLEQVYELKLNGLEDLIRNIKQRYPR, from the coding sequence GTGATTCCAGATAAAGATTTTTTGATTAAACTGGCACATACCAAAATGCCTTTTGGAAAATATAAAGACCGCTATTTAATTGATTTACCGGAATATTACATTGTTTGGTACCATAATAAAGGTTTTCCTAAAGGAAAATTGGGTGATATGTTAGAACAAGTTTATGAACTTAAATTGAATGGTTTGGAAGATTTGATTAGGAATATTAAACAGCGGTATCCTCGATAG
- a CDS encoding LysM peptidoglycan-binding domain-containing protein, which produces MNRFFLVLILILVSSLTTVTAQNFSTHQVKSGETIDAIAKRYYITPSDIYDLNPDARKELKPNTVLIIPLTKAVKPEITIVKELQGYKTHKTSRKETLYSLAKTYNVTEDEIKKHNTFLYANPLRKGDKLQIPIFKVTEVVKEVKQTKTYTVLPKEGKWRVAYKFGITVKELEDLNPEMGAVLQEGQVLNVPNIEDEEEKVVDENYSYYKVLPKEGFYRLKLKIGVEQEVLESLNPGLKETGLKVGMILKIPFSQVASGIEEASKKIDLTNNIKNFETKHIAVMLPFRLHRVRYDSVSGIKNHINKDPYLNASLDFHSGVLVAIDSLKQLGVSLKVDVYDTKYEVGEVIKIMKENNFENVDAVIGPLTPNTFEKVASELRGLHTPVISPIGENLNLYDNVFQSKPSEKLFRDKIVNYIKADSLVNNIVIVSDSKNTDVANSLLKDFYQAKQVRSRKDKEGKEQNYILIDDIKGTLKPGKNVVFLETNSEGLASNVSSILKSLIQKENKETGKAKIEIVLVTTNFNSAFEGDQISNEHLSSLKFTYAAASKPYNSDAANSFIKKYVGIYKTTPNSRATKGFDLTMDVVLRLVTSDDIYMSVNEAALTQYVENKFAYKKKAFGGYYNEAVYLVKYEDLSIVEIEQ; this is translated from the coding sequence ATGAATAGATTTTTTTTAGTACTAATTTTGATTTTAGTATCTAGTTTAACTACTGTTACAGCACAAAATTTTAGTACACATCAAGTAAAAAGCGGAGAAACAATTGATGCAATAGCAAAACGTTATTACATTACACCTTCAGATATTTATGATTTAAATCCTGATGCCAGAAAAGAGTTAAAACCTAATACGGTTTTAATTATTCCGTTGACTAAAGCGGTTAAACCTGAAATTACTATAGTAAAAGAGCTACAAGGTTATAAAACTCATAAAACAAGTAGAAAAGAAACTTTATATAGTTTAGCTAAAACATATAATGTAACTGAAGATGAAATAAAAAAACATAACACTTTTTTATATGCTAATCCATTAAGAAAAGGCGATAAACTTCAAATTCCCATATTTAAGGTTACAGAAGTTGTTAAGGAAGTAAAACAAACAAAAACATATACAGTTCTACCTAAAGAGGGTAAATGGCGGGTGGCTTATAAATTTGGAATTACGGTTAAAGAATTAGAGGATTTAAATCCAGAAATGGGAGCTGTTTTGCAAGAAGGACAAGTTTTGAATGTACCCAATATTGAGGACGAAGAAGAAAAGGTTGTTGATGAAAATTATAGCTATTATAAAGTATTGCCAAAAGAGGGTTTTTACAGATTAAAGCTTAAAATAGGTGTGGAACAAGAAGTATTAGAATCATTAAACCCTGGACTAAAGGAAACAGGTTTAAAAGTAGGTATGATTTTAAAGATTCCGTTTTCTCAAGTGGCTTCGGGTATAGAAGAGGCTTCAAAAAAGATAGATTTAACTAATAATATTAAAAATTTTGAAACTAAACATATTGCTGTTATGTTACCTTTTAGGTTACATCGTGTGCGTTATGATTCTGTTTCAGGTATAAAAAATCATATTAATAAAGACCCATATTTAAATGCTTCATTAGATTTTCATTCAGGGGTTTTGGTGGCCATTGATTCTCTAAAACAATTAGGTGTTTCATTAAAAGTAGATGTGTATGACACAAAATATGAAGTTGGTGAAGTTATTAAAATTATGAAAGAAAATAATTTTGAGAATGTAGATGCTGTTATTGGGCCATTAACACCTAACACATTCGAAAAAGTTGCTTCAGAATTAAGAGGTCTGCATACACCAGTTATTTCTCCAATTGGTGAAAATTTAAATTTATATGATAACGTTTTTCAATCTAAACCATCTGAAAAGTTATTTAGAGATAAGATTGTAAATTATATAAAAGCAGACAGTTTGGTTAATAATATTGTTATAGTGTCAGATTCTAAAAATACAGACGTTGCCAATAGTTTGTTAAAAGATTTTTATCAAGCAAAACAAGTGCGTTCAAGAAAAGATAAAGAAGGTAAAGAACAAAATTATATACTTATTGATGATATAAAAGGAACGTTAAAACCAGGGAAAAACGTAGTGTTTTTAGAAACGAATAGTGAAGGGTTGGCTTCAAATGTATCCAGTATATTAAAGTCATTAATTCAAAAAGAAAATAAAGAAACCGGAAAAGCTAAAATTGAAATAGTGTTAGTAACTACCAATTTTAATAGTGCATTTGAAGGAGATCAAATTTCAAATGAGCACTTATCTAGTCTTAAGTTTACCTATGCAGCGGCATCAAAACCTTATAATTCTGATGCAGCCAATTCATTTATTAAAAAATATGTAGGCATTTATAAAACAACTCCCAACAGTCGAGCTACAAAAGGGTTTGATTTAACTATGGATGTGGTATTGCGTTTAGTAACTTCAGATGATATTTATATGTCTGTAAATGAAGCTGCTTTAACACAATACGTAGAAAATAAATTTGCTTATAAAAAGAAAGCTTTTGGAGGTTACTATAATGAAGCTGTTTATTTAGTAAAGTATGAAGATTTGAGTATTGTAGAAATAGAACAGTAA
- a CDS encoding CTP synthase, with protein sequence MTTKPKYIFVTGGVTSSLGKGIIAASLAKLLQAQGYRVTIQKLDPYINVDPGTLNPYEHGECYVTEDGAETDLDLGHYERFLNVNTSQANNVTTGRIYQSVIEKERRGEFLGKTVQVVPHITNEIKRRIQILGNSGDYDIIITEIGGTVGDIESLPYIEAVRQLRWDLGDNNGVVIHLTLVPYLSAAGELKTKPTQHSVKTLMESGVQADILVCRTEHYLPKDLRKKLALFCNVREEAVIQSIDASTIYDVPNLMLNEGLDKVVLKKLALESSVPDITTWNTFVKRHKNPSNEVTVGLIGKYVELQDSYKSILESFIHAGAENGVKVNIESIHSEYLNDDNIKLKLGHLDAVLVAPGFGERGIEGKITAVKFVRENNIPFLGICLGMQMAVIEFARNVVGIADANSTEMNSVTANPVIDLMEDQKSITDKGGTMRLGAWACELKAGSIVHSVYKANVIKERHRHRYEFNSAFKDELEAAGMVATGLNPDTKLVEIVEVTNHPWFVGVQYHPEYKSTVINPHPLFVAFVKAALNYKKKKKSASVSQK encoded by the coding sequence ATGACAACAAAACCAAAATACATATTTGTAACCGGCGGGGTTACATCATCACTCGGAAAAGGAATTATAGCAGCATCTCTTGCAAAACTCTTACAAGCACAAGGCTACCGAGTAACCATTCAAAAATTAGATCCTTATATTAATGTAGATCCAGGAACTTTAAATCCTTATGAACATGGCGAATGCTATGTAACGGAAGATGGTGCCGAAACTGATTTAGATTTAGGACATTATGAGCGTTTTTTAAACGTAAATACCAGTCAAGCAAATAATGTCACTACAGGACGTATTTACCAAAGTGTGATTGAAAAAGAACGTCGTGGTGAGTTTTTAGGAAAAACAGTTCAGGTAGTTCCTCATATTACCAACGAAATAAAAAGAAGAATTCAAATTTTAGGTAATTCTGGTGATTACGATATCATTATTACTGAAATTGGTGGTACAGTGGGTGATATAGAATCCTTACCATACATTGAAGCCGTACGTCAATTACGTTGGGATTTAGGTGATAATAATGGTGTTGTTATTCATTTAACATTGGTTCCTTATTTATCGGCTGCAGGCGAATTAAAAACAAAGCCAACGCAACACAGTGTTAAAACCTTGATGGAGAGTGGAGTGCAAGCTGATATTTTAGTATGTAGAACAGAGCATTATCTACCTAAAGATTTACGTAAAAAATTAGCCTTGTTTTGCAACGTAAGGGAAGAAGCCGTTATTCAATCTATAGATGCATCAACTATTTATGATGTTCCAAATTTAATGCTTAATGAAGGTTTGGATAAAGTGGTGCTTAAAAAATTAGCATTAGAAAGTTCTGTGCCAGATATTACTACTTGGAATACGTTTGTAAAGCGTCATAAAAATCCATCAAATGAAGTTACGGTTGGTTTAATTGGTAAGTATGTAGAGTTACAAGATTCTTATAAATCTATTTTGGAATCTTTTATTCATGCAGGGGCTGAAAATGGCGTAAAAGTAAATATAGAATCCATACATTCAGAATATTTGAATGATGATAATATTAAGTTAAAGCTGGGGCATTTAGATGCTGTTTTAGTGGCTCCAGGCTTTGGTGAACGCGGTATTGAAGGTAAAATAACGGCTGTTAAATTTGTAAGAGAAAATAATATTCCTTTTTTAGGAATTTGTTTAGGAATGCAAATGGCAGTTATAGAATTTGCTCGTAATGTGGTAGGAATTGCTGATGCTAATTCTACTGAAATGAATTCAGTAACAGCCAATCCCGTGATTGATTTAATGGAAGATCAAAAATCGATTACTGATAAGGGAGGTACCATGCGATTGGGAGCTTGGGCTTGTGAGTTAAAAGCAGGCAGTATTGTACATAGCGTCTATAAAGCCAATGTTATAAAAGAGCGTCATAGGCATCGCTATGAATTTAATAGTGCATTTAAAGACGAATTAGAAGCTGCAGGAATGGTGGCTACTGGGTTAAATCCAGATACTAAATTGGTAGAAATTGTTGAGGTTACTAACCATCCTTGGTTTGTAGGCGTTCAATACCATCCAGAATATAAAAGTACGGTAATTAATCCACACCCTTTATTTGTGGCCTTTGTAAAAGCAGCTTTAAATTATAAAAAAAAGAAAAAAAGTGCCAGTGTGTCACAAAAGTAA
- a CDS encoding toxin-antitoxin system YwqK family antitoxin, with protein MKITVLLLSFFLFTSMVFAQNINQFDANGQRHGIWKKNFEGTDVLRYEGAFLHGKEIGLFKFYKNINKKAVLSATKLFNKDNNIAEVKFYSSSGKLITEGVMNGKMYVGTWKYYQKTSNKLLTLEYYNDSGKLDGERFVYYPNGKVAEKQHYVNGKLNGISQWYSDTNVVIKEFVYENDVLHGLSKVYNAKGELIVEGTYKQGKKNGIWQYYENGSLTEEVDFTPKSKLKK; from the coding sequence ATGAAAATAACAGTTCTTCTTTTGTCATTTTTTCTATTTACTAGTATGGTTTTTGCTCAAAATATAAACCAGTTTGATGCTAATGGGCAACGTCATGGTATTTGGAAAAAGAATTTTGAAGGGACTGATGTTTTAAGATATGAAGGAGCGTTTCTGCATGGAAAAGAAATAGGTCTTTTTAAGTTTTATAAAAATATTAATAAAAAAGCAGTTTTATCAGCTACTAAGTTATTTAATAAAGATAATAATATAGCTGAAGTTAAATTTTATTCTTCTTCAGGAAAATTGATAACGGAAGGGGTTATGAACGGAAAAATGTATGTTGGTACTTGGAAATATTACCAGAAAACATCCAATAAACTACTTACATTAGAATATTATAATGATTCTGGAAAATTAGATGGTGAACGTTTTGTGTACTATCCAAATGGAAAAGTAGCAGAAAAACAGCATTATGTAAATGGAAAACTAAATGGTATATCTCAATGGTATTCAGATACGAATGTGGTTATTAAAGAGTTTGTTTATGAAAATGATGTATTGCATGGTTTGTCCAAAGTATACAATGCAAAAGGAGAACTAATAGTTGAAGGAACTTACAAGCAAGGAAAAAAAAATGGTATATGGCAGTATTATGAAAATGGTAGCCTTACTGAAGAAGTCGATTTTACGCCAAAAAGTAAATTAAAAAAATAG
- the yidC gene encoding membrane protein insertase YidC codes for MEEKKLDLNSILGFVLIFGILMYMLWQNQPTPEELEAQEKAKQEQIAKEEQNKTQQETLVTTAEDYSVSNLSDSLQLIQLQNKLGAFAYSSTLASSDNNAETLVETDLFALKFSSKGGYLSEIRLKKFVDFKDKPIYIVKDGNAAFNINFGTTDSRILNTQDLFFQPSVTKNGDVTVVTMKLKVSESKFLEYRYELKEGEYMMDFNIRSQGLSDVINASQDVNLDWKLKTYRHAKSISYENRYTEVVFEYEGGKDDYLGQQENTDDTAEDLTYVAYKQHFFTSILLADTPFKTAVLESENLVQDEELDTVYTKMFAVKLPMELTGGEINKSLDWYYGPSDFKILNKYDRNLDEILPLGWGIFGWINKYLFIPLFAFLGSYMSYGIAIIVMTILIKLLMSFVQYKQFLSQAKLKILKPELDAIREKYKDNKMKAQQETMALQTKAGASPLAGCLPALVQLPVFYALFQFFPSAFDLRQKSFLWVDDLSSYDTIAELPFHIPFYGDHVSLFPILASIAIFFYMQLTTGQNMATQPQQEGMPDMAKMMKYMMYFSPIMMLFFFNNYASGLSLYYFISNLISIGIILVIKHFILDEDKIHAQIQVKKKAPKKQSRFQKKMAEMMEQAEKQKQMQQKKKK; via the coding sequence ATGGAAGAAAAAAAATTAGATTTAAATTCGATATTGGGCTTTGTGCTTATTTTCGGAATTTTAATGTACATGCTTTGGCAAAACCAGCCAACTCCAGAAGAGTTAGAAGCACAGGAAAAAGCAAAACAAGAGCAAATAGCTAAAGAGGAACAAAATAAAACTCAGCAAGAAACGCTTGTAACAACGGCAGAAGACTATTCTGTTAGTAATCTTTCAGATTCACTACAATTAATTCAATTACAGAACAAATTAGGTGCTTTTGCTTATTCTTCAACTTTAGCATCTTCTGATAATAATGCAGAAACCTTGGTTGAAACCGATTTATTTGCTTTAAAATTCAGTAGTAAAGGGGGGTATTTGTCAGAAATAAGATTAAAGAAGTTTGTCGATTTTAAAGATAAACCAATTTATATTGTTAAAGATGGAAATGCGGCTTTCAATATTAATTTTGGAACCACTGATAGTCGTATTTTAAATACACAAGATTTGTTTTTTCAACCTTCGGTTACTAAAAATGGTGATGTTACGGTAGTTACTATGAAGCTTAAAGTTTCAGAAAGTAAATTTTTAGAGTATCGTTATGAGTTGAAAGAAGGCGAATATATGATGGATTTTAATATCCGTTCCCAAGGTTTGAGTGACGTAATTAATGCTTCGCAAGATGTAAATTTAGACTGGAAACTAAAAACTTACAGACATGCTAAAAGTATTTCTTATGAAAATAGGTATACCGAAGTAGTTTTTGAATACGAGGGAGGTAAGGATGATTATTTAGGCCAACAAGAAAATACGGATGATACAGCAGAAGACTTAACCTATGTAGCGTATAAACAACACTTTTTTACATCTATTTTATTAGCTGATACGCCTTTTAAAACAGCAGTATTGGAATCTGAAAACTTAGTTCAAGATGAAGAATTAGATACGGTTTATACTAAAATGTTTGCTGTTAAATTACCAATGGAACTTACAGGAGGTGAAATAAATAAATCCTTGGATTGGTACTATGGGCCGAGCGATTTTAAAATATTAAATAAATACGATAGAAATTTAGATGAAATATTACCACTTGGCTGGGGTATTTTTGGATGGATAAATAAGTATTTATTTATTCCGTTATTTGCCTTTTTAGGGAGTTATATGTCTTATGGAATAGCCATTATTGTAATGACTATTTTAATAAAACTACTAATGTCTTTCGTACAATACAAGCAGTTTTTATCGCAAGCTAAATTAAAGATTCTTAAACCAGAATTGGATGCAATCCGCGAGAAGTATAAAGACAACAAAATGAAAGCGCAACAAGAAACTATGGCTTTGCAAACTAAAGCAGGGGCAAGTCCTTTGGCTGGATGTTTACCAGCATTGGTTCAGTTGCCAGTATTTTATGCCTTGTTTCAGTTTTTTCCATCGGCTTTTGATTTGCGCCAAAAAAGTTTCCTTTGGGTAGATGATTTGTCTTCTTATGATACTATTGCAGAACTTCCATTTCATATTCCATTTTATGGTGATCATGTTAGTTTGTTTCCTATACTTGCTTCTATAGCTATTTTCTTTTATATGCAATTAACTACAGGGCAAAATATGGCTACACAGCCACAACAAGAAGGAATGCCTGATATGGCAAAAATGATGAAGTATATGATGTACTTTTCGCCTATTATGATGTTGTTTTTCTTTAATAATTATGCCTCTGGGTTGAGTTTGTATTACTTTATTTCTAACTTAATTAGTATTGGTATTATATTGGTTATTAAGCATTTTATTCTTGATGAAGATAAAATCCATGCTCAGATTCAGGTTAAGAAAAAAGCTCCCAAAAAACAAAGTCGTTTTCAAAAGAAAATGGCAGAAATGATGGAGCAAGCCGAAAAACAAAAACAAATGCAACAAAAAAAGAAAAAATAA
- the mnmA gene encoding tRNA 2-thiouridine(34) synthase MnmA — protein sequence MKRVVIGLSGGVDSSVAAYLLKEQGYEVIGLFMKNWHDDSVTISDECPWLDDSNDAMLVADKLGIPFQTVDLSEQYKKRIVDYMFHEYEMGRTPNPDVLCNREIKFDVFMKIALDLGADYVATGHYCRKGIVEKDGKTIYQLLSGMDKNKDQSYFLCQLSQVQLSKSLFPIGELTKPEVRKIAMDLDLVTANKKDSQGLCFIGKVKLPDFLQQQLKPKEGVIVEVSKESDFYNFQVPNFDSVEEKLSFLTRKINYHIEDGKVIGKHQGAHYFTKGQRKGLGVGGYVEPLFVIDTNVNDNVIYTGQGKDHPGLFKKALFVSNEELHWVREDLALQVDESMTLKVRIRYRQPLQNATLHKVETGLYVEFEEVQSAITEGQFVAWYLDEELIGSGVIS from the coding sequence ATGAAACGAGTAGTTATTGGGCTTTCTGGAGGTGTGGATTCTAGTGTTGCAGCTTATTTATTAAAAGAGCAAGGCTATGAAGTAATAGGCTTATTTATGAAAAATTGGCATGATGATTCTGTAACCATTTCAGATGAGTGCCCTTGGTTAGATGATAGTAACGATGCCATGCTTGTGGCAGATAAATTAGGAATTCCTTTTCAAACGGTTGATTTAAGTGAGCAGTATAAAAAACGTATAGTTGATTATATGTTTCATGAATACGAAATGGGAAGAACTCCAAATCCTGACGTGCTTTGTAATAGAGAAATCAAATTTGATGTTTTTATGAAAATTGCTCTGGATTTAGGAGCAGATTATGTAGCTACCGGTCATTATTGTAGAAAAGGGATTGTTGAAAAAGATGGTAAGACAATCTATCAATTATTATCAGGTATGGATAAAAATAAGGATCAATCTTATTTTTTATGTCAGTTATCGCAAGTACAATTATCAAAATCGTTATTTCCAATTGGAGAGTTAACCAAACCAGAAGTTCGGAAAATTGCCATGGATTTAGATTTAGTAACTGCTAATAAAAAAGATTCTCAAGGACTTTGTTTTATTGGTAAAGTAAAATTGCCCGATTTTTTACAACAACAATTAAAGCCTAAAGAAGGGGTGATAGTAGAAGTTTCTAAAGAAAGTGATTTTTATAATTTTCAAGTTCCTAATTTTGATTCTGTAGAAGAAAAATTATCTTTTTTAACACGAAAAATAAATTACCATATAGAAGATGGTAAAGTTATTGGTAAGCATCAAGGAGCGCATTATTTTACTAAAGGACAGCGTAAAGGTTTAGGCGTTGGAGGTTATGTTGAACCTTTATTTGTTATTGATACAAATGTTAATGATAATGTTATTTATACAGGACAGGGGAAAGATCATCCTGGATTATTTAAAAAAGCATTGTTTGTTAGTAATGAAGAATTGCATTGGGTTCGCGAAGATTTAGCCCTTCAAGTTGATGAAAGCATGACACTTAAAGTTAGAATTCGTTACCGGCAACCATTACAAAACGCTACATTACATAAAGTTGAAACCGGCTTATATGTAGAATTTGAAGAAGTACAATCAGCTATTACAGAGGGGCAATTTGTTGCTTGGTATTTAGATGAAGAGCTTATTGGTTCTGGAGTTATTTCGTAA